The following coding sequences are from one Daphnia pulex isolate KAP4 chromosome 11, ASM2113471v1 window:
- the LOC124207578 gene encoding RING finger and SPRY domain-containing protein 1-like: protein MGQCLCCDEKDGELPSLSVPQPETASLPSPLQSNISVDRDRSFPSHVIPASEASHLRRMLPHIDSLVLQTLAVIGNLVENDQETPPSMLRLQALSNKGHGWLLVLHSMVNVIPINEPLGPAVITLVLDDCALPAKDSITKVPRMFWLSAKASKRGRSDPNRHRNICIALGCIAEKLAGPTSVALLTDSTLDYLIANLDPSNHPPVVLFSLIALEKFAQTSENKIALNKRFHQETQHPLLVLEKWKSTDDYMKRQVGFCSEWCLDNLFVSEGRSFTYERTDTSAINVMLNSQDVSEYLKIAANGLEARCDASSFESVRCTYQADAGIWYYEALIVTPGIMQIGWATKSSKFLNYEGYGIGDDEFSIAYDGCRNLIWYEAESIPHTLQQWKPGDILGCLLNIDREEVIFSLNGVALGSNSQLFKSAKSGFFAAASFMSFQQCEFNFGSKPFHFAPRGVAVSAFNDHALLTAEQKIILPRSKKLEQLRLTNIHEDSCSLCCDAPAVITLLPCRHQGYCSGCARQLESCPLCRSSIQERAVLGS, encoded by the exons ATGGGACAATGCTTATGTTGTGACGAAAAGGATGGGGAACTACCCTCTCTCTCAGTGCCTCAACCAGAAACTGCCAGCCTCCCAAGTCCACTGCAATCTAATATTTCAGTTGATAGAGACAGAAGTTTCCCATCTCATGTTATACCAGCATCTGAGGCCTCACACTTGAGGCGAATGCTACCCCATATTGACAGTCTTGTTTTGCAGACATTAGCTGTCATAGGAAATTTAGTTGAAAA TGATCAAGAAACACCTCCTTCAATGTTAAGATTACAAGCTCTTTCTAACAAAGGGCATGGTTGGTTGCTTGTTCTACATTCCATGGTTAATGTAATACCCATTAATGAACCCCTTGGACCTGCTGTCATCACTCTGGTGCTAGATGACTGTGCCTTACCAGCAAAG gattcCATTACTAAAGTCCCCCGGATGTTTTGGCTGTCAGCTAAAGCTAGTAAAAGGGGAAGATCAGATCCTAATCGTCACAGGAATATTTGTATTGCATTGGGCTGCATTGCTGAAAAATTGGCTGGGCCTACAAGTGTTGCTTTGCTAACTGACAGCACATTGGATTACCTTATAGCCAACCTG GATCCATCAAACCACCCACCAGTAGTACTGTTTTCATTAATTGCTCTTGAGAAATTTGCtcaaacaa gtgaaaacaaaattgctCTCAATAAAAGATTCCACCAAGAAACCCAGCATCCACTTTTGGtgttggaaaaatggaaatcgacCGACGATTACATGAAACGTCAAGTTGGATTCTGTTCTGAATGGTGTCTTGATAATCTAT TCGTTAGTGAGGGGCGATCGTTCACCTACGAACGCACAGATACAAGTGCTATCAATGTTATGCTTAACAGCCAAGATGTTAGCGAATATCTCAAAATTGCAGCCAATGGTCTTGAAGCTCGCTGCGACGCTTCTTCCTTTGAAAGTGTCCGCTGTACATATCAAGCGGATGCTGGCATTTGGTATTACGAAGCGTTGATAGTCACACCTGGAATCATGCAGATTGGTTGGGCTACGAAATCCAGCAAATTTCTTAACTAC GAAGGATATGGTATCGGTGATGACGAGTTTTCCATTGCCTATGATGGATGTCGCAACTTGATTTGGTATGAAGCGGAATCCATACCACATACACTTCAACAATGGAAACCTGGAGATATTTTAGGATGTTTATTGAATATTGATCGAGAGGAAGTCATATTCTCGTTGAATGGGGTTGCACTTGGGTCTAACTCACAACTTTTCAAATCTGCCAA AAGCGGCTTTTTTGCCGCTGCAAGTTTTATGTCGTTTCAACAGTGCGAATTCAATTTCGGAAGtaaaccatttcattttgcaCCCAGAGGAGTTGCCGTGTCTGCTTTCAATGACCACGCATTGTTAACAGCAGAGCAAAAAATTATATTGCCAAG ATCGAAGAAATTAGAGCAGTTGAGACTCACCAACATCCATGAAGATTCATGCTCATTATGCTGCGATGCACCTGCCGTCATCACACTTTTACCTTGCCGTCATCA agggTATTGCAGTGGTTGTGCTCGACAATTGGAATCTTGTCCCTTGTGCCGTTCTTCAATCCAAGAACGGGCTGTTCTAGGCTCTTAA